The nucleotide window TTGATTGTTGTTTGGACGTTGGGATTCATTAATTAAGTTGTTGTTCTGTTGTGGAGATGGAGACCTGAGGTTTGGATGAAGGACAGTAAATCGAAACCACCACTGCACCAAGTCGAGGAATTCTTTTTTAAGGAACATGGTAAGGGTTTGGATCACTAGCTGCCTGAGTAATGTTGGTGTAGTGCTGTTCAAATTGTACCTTGTAGGTGTGGTTTATCGATtgaaagtattgagtttgaatcATTTTTGATTGAATGGTTAGAAACTACATACAAATGAAATTTGActtaagaatatattttattAAGGTCAAATACTCGAGAAAAGTGGTGAATAAAAATCTACCAGTTATGACAAGTAAATTAGTGTGGTGAATGACATTATTGAGAATGGGTCAAAAGTTTGAATTAAGTATTTTATAGCTACCATATCCCGAAACGAGTTTGAGAAACAAATTGTTTGGGAATGGCAATTATTTATTTGCTTAAGGTTAACGAGTAAGTAAAAAGGGTGAAACCGGTTGACCCGAATTATATAAAGACACGAAGTATGATCTCCATATCCCGGATAAGCTTACAATGTTAAGTGGATtattcgggaatggtaattgttgtttgttttcttaAGGTAGAAATGTTAAACAAATTTTGGTCAAAGCGCTAAGTataatgttaatgtctaagatttagGGTTGGccaactctgctagcggaacttctccctttccatctggcAGGCGAGACattctccgctaagcgcaactccactagcggaacttctccctttccatcttacaAGCAAGACTCCTCCCTCAACACCTGGGAAGACAGTCGCCGCTGACCACAACGCCATGCGCCAGGCTACCGCCAGGCAGGTCCTACTGACAATTCTGGCCACTTATCACCAGCGGAGGGACTTCTGCCAGTGGCGattcccgaggccacgcctcacttTGACAATGATCGCAACGCGGCGTTGCAGTTAAAACATGGTCCTCCGTGACAGATAGGGGGACGTGTCAACACTGtcttcgacggccctgatcaggcatgttgacccccgccacttgggtatcaaagagtgggttcgctacccaacaccctctgctcagcgcagctcccctcaacaaacaatacaccagccaaacggaggtctatcttagctggggagtgggggactagTAGGGGCCCACCCATAAGGGTATAAAGCATTTACTCAGTaggtccatggttgacaacgcattgacgctaattatgcttttgcaagactgGTGGAAGCAATGCTTTGAACCGCtaagcaactccccaaccaagattgccctccttgactggggacttgggggacttgtacttacatgggcatttgcaagcataattagctataatgagccacgctgatgctaccactagcggtaccaactcccgccaaatgagtgacctacgggaacataGCCAAGCAGGccaccgcctgagccccggcttgcccccagatcaccgttgacgcgccgccacacgccgccccaagacagcatcagaagctccagaagctggggactgaagcatgtcagtcccacatcgaaaacatgaagaagatcagctccttcTTCACCTGTAAAAGGTTATCTCCTgtctcctcattgattacgcaattaatacttacctattgttactttgtcaacataaatacattgactaacttaggcatcggataagagaagaccgcccagcgcggtctcccctctgacgccctctgtattttacttgacatgtAGCGAGAACTTTGAGTATCATtgatagcggtccgcccatcggaccagcgttagtaaaggtttagttaccgctgaactttaaacatcaaTACTGACTATGCATGTCACGTCAACACCATATCATAAAACATTGGTTCCACAGGAGCCACGTCAGCGAGTTAACGGACTGATCATTTAACGGAAGACTAACAGattagacctattagatcaaaattgaaagcacatgggtgtttttgattaaATTAAAAGTTCAAGAACTGAATTGGCTTTAGACCCAAACCACATGGTAGTAACCAATGTTTAGCCCTAATTGTTATTATTAAACTATTGGTGCCATATTAATTTTGGTCCCTAAGAGATGATAGCAGAGGTTGGTACAACTACCACACCATATATGCATATATGCATCTTAATGATCGACGACGAACGATATATAGGTGGGTCATTAGTGGCTCCTTAATCGTATAGATATTACCACTTGTAACACATCTATATGATTGAACTTATtgactaaaaaaaaatgaatcgaCGTCGTACATCATCTACATCGCATTGCGTGTGAGTCTAATTAATTAAGTGTTGCCAATTTCTTAAAGGGTGGCCGGCAGTGGCGGACTCATGATTTAATTTATATGGGGGCGTAATGaaaaggggccgtgaccacttacccaattttagcctaaaaattgcccacttactctggcaagagttttttaatctcatttgcCCTATTTAACATttaatgacagttttgcccttcgTATGATTAAGAAAATGTATAGATGCcactttttcctctctctcctcactttgcACGCCGTCGgctccctctctcttttctctctccccgatctccacctccaatttctctctctctctctctctctctctctctctctctctccacgctGCCGGTACCCTCTCTCCCCTTTCTCTCTATTCTCCTTTCTCCAGTGAGTAATTTTCAGGGAGATCTGTTGAGGAGAATTGTTTCCGGTGACGATTTATCTCGAAAAGCCGTCGTTGACGAGCAGGTCCAAGATTTCAACGACGTTAAGCTGAGCCTGGGGCTGGGGCTGTCATTGAACCGTCGGTTTGGGGTGGACCCGAAGGCCAAGGTGGGGCTACAACTCAAACGATCGTCTTCAGTCTCAGACTTCTCGCCTGCGGTTAGGACTCCGGTGAGAGATGAGGAGGCAACGACGTGTCACGTACCCCGGCCGTGTATGGTGCCTCTGATTAGGACTTGCTCACTTCCGACGGAGACAGAGGATGAGtggaggaagaggaaggagCTGCAGAGCTTGAGGAGAATGGAGGCGAAGCGGAAGCGATCAGAGAAGCAGCAGAAGAGTTATTCGAAGCTGCATAGGGGCCGGACTTGGGAGAATTTGGAGAAAGATAGGAGAGTAGAGGCCATCAATGGTGGCAGTTGTCCTCCTCTTCCGAGTCCGGCGGCATTCTGTACAGATCCGCCATGATTGAGAGAAGACGCTACTGCCTTTTTCGGTGGGAGTTTGAGAGAATGCAATGTGAGGAAGACGAAAAaagttgatttttgattttggcttcTAGCTCTGAGTTTTTTGAAGTGGATTGTGATGAGGGTTTATTGGATGGTCTGTGAATAAATTTGGAATAAATTTGAAGTGGTGTTAGTGTTTGGATCAACGAGGTTTGCTTTTTGTTGGTATTTGCATGCTtaattgaggggcaataatgttTCTACTGGGGCAATAATCacattattgggtggcaataatcatattattagggGACAGTAAtgtttttattggggggcaataataagattgtTTATTGGGATAAACCtccgaaagctttcaaaattcaaaacatctttatttttcactaattattgatccccaataaacttgttattgaggtgcaataatatgtttattagagggcaataatatgattactgggtattattgggggtaataaaatcagacgcggGAATCTGGTCACtggtccggtagccggattcgagATTCCGGTCACCGAATGTGGGATTctggtcatcggtcgccggagtccggtcacctgagtccgcggccggccactggtcacttgagtccggcaaggtctcatattacttctctctctaagtgacaaagaaggaggggGCAAAATTATCctaaaattttttatttaaaaaaaatacttaattgggtaatagggatataatctcttagagtgtttgggtaagtgggcaatctcttagagtgtttgggtaagtggacaattttaaagctaaaattgggtaaatgatcatttcccctaatgaaaaatatattaaaaaatttaaacaagaaaattagAGATAATTCGTTGTTTAGCACAACTTGTAAACAACTAAACATTGAAATTCATAACAATTCGAGTAAgtatttagtaaaaaaaaaaatacaatcgcTTTACAGtcttagcaaaaaaaaaaaattagctcaAACATTTAAAGATAAAATCAACcagataaaaaaagaaagaaataattgtaaaaTTGAGGGAAGATGACAATTTCACTATTGTTCAGACCGCAAAAGTAGAAACACATACTCACAGAGGAAatgtttttttgcttttgatttttgttttctaataGTGCTTCATTTCCACCTGACAAATCCAAATTTTCTTATGGTATTAACTTTTGTGGCTCCCTATTCTTCTATGTCATTTTGAAAATATGGAAGCCTTTAATAGGTAATAAATATAGTCAAGTTTGTAGGCCTTATTTGgttttcttctttgattaaaagTTGTTTAATAGCACTTTATTCAAAAGAAAGTCTTTTTGGCTGCTGCAAGCCTGCAACTTTGGGACTTGTTATATCGATCAatttgtattatatatatatattaatatattatttgaAGCATTGGGGTATATATATCTTATTTTAGAGTTGAAAACATTGGGCTGTGGGGGCATCTATACGCTAGATCATCTATATGTGCTAGTATAACTATGCTTATAGGAGTTATGACAAAGAGTTAGTGGGCGCATAAGCCCCCGGTTGTCCTTAATTGGGTCTGCCAATGGTGACCGGGGGTAGGTGCAATTAACTTTTGCCGACCTACCCTACTATATCGTAACTCATTCAAGGGTGGAGGATGCTTGTAGGCAACTGGGGCTACAACCTATGTAGAATTTTTTTAAGACAATGCCCTCTAACTAATATACTATTAAGTTTTGCTAATAAGTGAAGGTTATGGCCCATGGAGAATGAATCCAAGttatatattgttataaattTATCATAGAGCATGCATTTTTTCAAAAGAGTTTGTAGTTTAGTTTTTGGATGTTGAACTGTTTATCCATTCATCCTTCACAATGCCAGAAAGTTAATCAGACATCTGAATGAATAAAAAACTGTCGTCTTTGCGGCTGCCGTCTGTTGAGTGATCAGACGACAGAGATTCTCAGTCGTTTGAGAAATCAGAtgacaaaaaaaattttggtCGTTTGTTATCTGATAAAATCATCACAACTCTAAGATATTTGAACGtgaaattagacaacagaaaagAGTAGATAAGACTAAAAAGAGACAATAACAAAATTTGACTACCATCATTTGAAACTTATTTCGAAGACAACAATCATGGTATTAaggtatttatgttgtctgaatgaaccAAAGTACAAATAATGAtaaattttttgttgtttggATCAAGCTTTAACAATAGTTTTTTGTTGTGGTAATAAATATGTAATGACAGTTAAGTGTGGTTCTATGTCGAAAAAGGTGACAAATAATTGTTGTtgaaataatgttcaacagtcagttttatgttgtctgaaattaCATTAAACAGTAAATGATATCCTTATGTcctaaaattttgttgtctatCTTAACTCTTTACAATAGtttattgttgttttctttCTATTCCAAAAacatttatgttgtctgaatgacaTTAGGAAGTTAGTTTTTTGTTGTTTTACTTGTGCTCATTCAACACTTGTATATTGTGTGTCTTTCAATTTAACCATATCATTATGACAATACTACCTCTTCTAGACGATAGTATTTTAAATAGTTATGTAGTTGTTTAGTTGAATGGCTAACAAAGTTTCACTATTTTTTGTGATCATAAGTTCTTTCATTTGTGTTCTCTAACATTATTTAAACCATTCTATTGTGTGGTTAGTGCCTCATTAAGACCCTAGTTTTTCTAATATATGTGTCTTCTTTTTGGTTTTAACACTacaaatttctgttgtctgagcataaaatcaactatagactttttgtcattttatgttgtttttcatttgctccaacaacatattttgaGGTCTGATATTGTTGTTGCTTGGTATCTTAGATGACAAtcactgttcattaggtaaagCATGGAAAGTAGAAAAATGACATATATTCATCAAATCTGGGAAACCATTTAGCTTATATCAACCAAAAGCCATATAGAACATGTCATTACATCCATTGTTCCATACCATATTCATCAAATCTGGAAAACCATTAGGCTCATATCCACAAAAAGCCATGTACAACCTGTCACAACAACCATTGTTCCATAACTATATATAACCTACCTAATGAGCATCAGTTCAATACAACCCATCCATGAAACCAAAAACTTGATCGataaagaaaacccaaaaaatatCTCAGTATCGACCATATATGTAAGGCAAAAAACTAGCACCGAGAGCAACTAGCTAGCCTAATATGGGTTGTAGATGAGAATACTTATATATCTAGGCACGAGCTAGTTTCCTTGAAATTGAAGAACATACTTTGCCTACTCTCCCCAAACCTGATCAATATCCTTTTGTGTGTAAGAGTGGTTTGCTCTTCTTGTTAACGTTAGAACCGAATTGAaggctctagttagctttatagagagagagagagagagagagagagagaatgtgacacaagatgtatagtggttcgtctcctgcCTTAGCAGGAGACtatgtccacttgaaagctttaaCTAGTGTATTAGGTCTTGCGGCCTAGTAGGAGTACAAGTCTTGTAATGGGATGTCTATCTAAGTGGGTGAAGGTCCCTTTTATAagtcctttacattttcttcaatgtgggatgcgaaaccactattctagtcttagaaagcatgttgtgaaggtaacttggcaaggccaGGAAGGTTGCTTCCCGGTGAGGGCTTGGCCACTTTTGACTACCACGGGGTAGGTTGTATGTCGGGCTACGTCATGTATGTCatggttgggccccaccatggcttgtgggcctattaagagggtgttgtttatgcttggtgacatagagAATGAGCCATGCTAgtggaggtatctacaagtcccatGTAAGAGGAGCTTATTAGTTGGGcagttataaacatgatgtcatcaagcataagtaatgtCCGAGAGgggcctagcccctacaagtccctgaactccgtaagcaagaagggacttgttaacctgcacaacaaagacaaaagcgcgcatatgtagaatgcttgttgtattgggaaatgtatgtgagttgcattgatatgcattggcatatacgaatgtacgaggtgcatgataTATTATGATGTATATATGTGAATCGCACCAAGTATGATCGAGTATGACGTATAAACTCGAGAACGCATGTGGTTGTGTGAGCATACCAAGAAtaagcatatggattgcatatgatgaATGCGTGATGCGCACAAGAAaacgaacgaggtcgagttgaTGAGGTCTAGTTGACGAGGTTACACTCGTgaggtgtaagttgcatgagtgccgtGAAGGCAAGAgtttgtaactcatgaacaatAAATACGCAAACGTTTGTATTTGTTTGGTTTttgctcgtattaatggaaagTGAAAAGAATTAAATTTGTGgcaaacgacaaatggtagaagaattcaatattccattaatgtgtatcaTATCGAGGAGACGTGCGTgtaaagctcggggatgccaggaaggcatgagctggaagatcggggtgccgggaaggcatgagtgggaaACTCTGTGGTGTCGGGAAGGCGTAAGTGTGAAGTTTGGGGACGTTGTGAAGGCAAGAGCTCGAAGCTCGGGGATGCTGGGAAGGCGGGAGTGGGAAGCTTAAgggtgtcgggaaggcatgagagtgaagctCGGGGGTGTCGTGAAGGCAAGAGAGCGAAGCTCGGGGATGCTGTGATGGTAggagcgttagagctcgtgagtgGGAAGCTTGGAGGCGCCGTGAAGGTAAGAGcgtgaagctcgggggtgcttcgaaggcgtgagcgttaAAGCTCATGAGTAGGAAGTTCGGGGGTGTCGCGGAGGCGTGAGATTGAcagttgctaattatgctgggctatatgtacaagtccccgaagtccccaatcAAGGAGGTTTTCTTGCGGGCCGGGGTTGATACTAAAGCGTGGCTTTATGTCGTataacaagcataattagtgcaagtgtGTCGTTCATCTAGAATTTTttggagcgaacgcttatgccctttcgggtgggcccctgctaggccctccaaggagtcccccactcctggctatagacctccgcatggtcggaaaattgtttgatgaggggagctaaACCCTAAAGCAGTGCTCATTAGGTAGCGAACcaaatctttgatacccaagtgtctGGGGTTAACTACCGGATCAATAGCTGCGGTGGGCTGTGTTAACCTTCCCATTACTTTTTCTCAGACAACAAAAGTTCGGCTGCAATGCCGTGTAGCGATCATTGTCTttgtgaggcgttgccttactgCTTAGCGGCtggtcgtagaccatagactcgtggagtctagaCCCATTTAGGTCTCTTTCCCTTGGGGAGAGTTTGACAAAATATGATGCCCAAAGGCTGGACAA belongs to Rosa chinensis cultivar Old Blush chromosome 4, RchiOBHm-V2, whole genome shotgun sequence and includes:
- the LOC121052791 gene encoding ninja-family protein AFP2-like; its protein translation is MIAEGDLLRRIVSGDDLSRKAVVDEQVQDFNDVKLSLGLGLSLNRRFGVDPKAKVGLQLKRSSSVSDFSPAVRTPVRDEEATTCHVPRPCMVPLIRTCSLPTETEDEWRKRKELQSLRRMEAKRKRSEKQQKSYSKLHRGRTWENLEKDRRVEAINGGSCPPLPSPAAFCTDPP